The nucleotide window GTCGGAAACCGTGGATGTAAAAGCCAATATAGCGCCGTTTAGTTTTGATACTGGCAGCTATGACAGCTTCAAGCGCGATGTCGACAAATACCTGGACGCGCAAATTGCGCCGCTGCTTGGTTCAGTGCTGATCAAGGCCAAGGACGCGCGTTATCAAGAGTTGCCGGACAAGGAAAAAGCAACTTTCCTCAGTGATATCGCCAAAGAAACCAGCGTGCCAGCCGATGTGATTGGCAAATTGATGAATTCTGCTTTCGTGTTTTCTTTCTATGCCCACGAAAGCGGCGGCTCAATTACCATTACCCGCCTCAGTCTGGGTGGTTTGCCGGTATTCAATATTTCGTTCAGTGTCTCCATGCGTGTCAAAGTGCTCATTCATCGCTTTGACGCGGAGAGCGGCAAATTTGTGGTTTACGATGAAATTGTTGGCGAGTCGGGTTCCTCGTCGGCCAGCGATCGTGTGGTTGGCGTTTTTCCGATACAGACCAGTCAGGACAATTTATTCGAACGTGCCTACATGACTGCAGCAAAAGCGGCGGGTATACACGCCAATACCAAACTGAAGGAGGATGACAATTTCTCCATCTTTGGCACCATTGATGAAGTTGACGGCAGATATTTCTACAGCAACATGGGTGAAAACGAGGACTTGCGAATAGATGCGCCGTATACCATTTCGCAGACCACCGATAATGGCAAACAGCAAACCGGTTGGAGCAAGGTAAGAGCGGTGGCTGATTCGGATCTGTATAAAACCAGTCCCGGCGAATATCGCTCCCAATTTCAGTTGGTAGACGGTGCGATGGAGTACAAGGATCAGCTGCGCGAAGTCCCATGGACCGGCGTATTTTTCAATATAGGCGGCGGCACATTGCCCTATACATTGGAAAAAATCGATCAGGATCCGGCTGCCGGGGGCGGAAGCATGGGAGGCTTGTTCCTGGGTGTGAAAATGGACCTGGGCTATATGTTCAACAAGGCCGCATTCTCGGAAAAATGGCTGGCTCTTGATTTGTTCCTCGGTGCGGGCGGTGAAGACATCAGCCGTAACGGTGTGGTTACCCATACCGCGCCAACGATTTCATACTACGGATTGTCAGTTGCGCATCGCTATAACCTGGGATCTGGTTTGTACACCGGTTTTAACTATGGTTACGGTGGCATTGATTTGAACGCAGTGGGCAAAAATGGCGCGGCTGAGATTGATGTCAAGTCGGGAGCATTCAAGCTGGGGGCGAACTTGGGCTATATGTTTTCGCCTACCACCGAAATTTTTGCTAACGTAGATTACTACGAGCCAGTGGCATCGACAGCGGAACAAAAGGATGCACCCACGGCCAATGCCGATGTTGTCGGCGGGTGGGCTGCGTTGGTCGGCGTGTCCTTCCATATTCGTTCGATTGGCAGTCTTGCATCTATGATGAGGTAATGGAATGAAAAACAAACGTATTCTGTTGGCACTGATGACCGCATCCCTGATCGTGGGTTGCAGCAGTGCACCAAAAAAAGTTGAGCCTGTGGATCTGCGTCCAAAGAGCCACGAGGTACAGGAAGTTGAGAGCACCAGTTCCACTGAAACCATGCTGCGTGCCAGTGGTAAGGGCAGCACGGTAGAGGCTGCGCTGGATGATGCACGTAAGGCCGCGATCTGGTTTTTGCTGAATGCCGGCGACAAACCCATGCTGAAAACCGCTGAAGAGCGCAACAACATGGCGCGTTTCGAGCAGGAGTTGTATGGTTCGTATGACCGTTTCATTCGTTTCACCAGCGATCTGAAATCCAAAAAGAAAGTCGGTGAATCCACCGTGGTCGAAGTTCTGGTTCGCATTGATGTGCAGATGTTGCGTGATTATCTGCAGGACAAACAGGTCATTTCCTCAACCAGTGATCTGGTGGATCAAGTAGGCTTGCCCAGCATTTCGATCGTGGCGTCAGACTCGTCCGGCAATGTGGACGTGGCTAAAAACACCGTCGGCGAATACCTGACCGACCGCAGTTTTGAAGTGAACGTGGTGGAGCAGTCAGGCAAGCTCAATGATTTGATCGGCAAAGTTGCCAAGTTGTCAGGCAATGTTGATCCGGCCTACGCCTGGGCACTGGAATCCGGCAGTGATGTGTACATCGACGTCAAGAGCAACACCCAGTTGGGCGAAGTCAGTGGCGTGGGTACCAAAAAAGCATCCGTGACTGCCAAGGCGTTTGAAACATCCACTGGCCGTCAGTTGGCAGCAACCACAGGTCACTCGTCTGAGCGCGCATCGTCAGGTTATGACTCGCTGATCCAGGAAGCGGCCAACGACGTGGCTGACAAGCTGATTTCGCAAATTCGCAAAGCCTGGTTGGAAGATGCAGCCAAGGGCAAGAGCTTCAAGGTGGTCGTGTTTACCACCGAATCACAGGGTAGCCAGGTGGATGCCGCGGTATACGGCGCACTCAAATCGGTAGCCAGCGGCACGGTGAAGCGTTTGGCTGCAGGCAAGAGCACGTTCCAGTATCAGCTGAAAGTGAAAGATGTAGCCAACGCATTTGACCTGATGGAAAAACTCAACGGCAAATATCGTGGCCCGGGTGAGCTGAAACGTGAAATGGAATCCGGTACGTTGCTGGTGCTGAAAGCCGGCAGTGGCGACATTGAAATCAACGTCGAATAAATTTCAGCAACGAGGAAATAGGAGATCACCATGAAAAAATTAATCGCATTATCTCTGCTGCTGGGTGTGGCTGTGACCTTGGCCGGTTGCGGCGGCAAGCCTGTACGCGAAGCGGACATCGAACCCGATTGCGTGTTCCCCAACACCAAAGAAGCGGCACCTGGCTGGGTGTGTGACGAACCTGTTGCTGGTCTGGAAGTGCAGGCCGTCGGTGTTGCTGAGGCCACCAACGCAGGCATCAGCTTCCAGAAAGACATGGCAGCAGCGGATGCGCGCGGTCGTCTGGCCGAGCAGTTCAAAACGCGCGTTGAGAAAATGGTCAAAAAATACCTGGGTACCACTGGCGTAGGTGTTACCGAAACGGTGGATGCGGCCGCGAGCAGCACGCTGAAAACCATTACCGATCAAACGTTGCAAGGCTCGAAAGTGTACAAGAGCCGCACCGCACCGGATGGTCGTTTGTTTGTACTGATGGGCTTGGATGCAGCGATGGCTGAACGCAACGCAGCTTCCGCGCTCAAGACCAGCATGGGTAACGACCAGGCGTTGTGGCAGCAATTCCAGGCCAAAAAGTCATTTGATGAACTGGCTGCCGAAATCTCCAAAACGGCTCCCTGATTTTTTGCACAAAAGCGAAATCCGCCTGCATTCGCAGGCGGATTTTTAGGGTGAGCGCATGATCAGCTACCGCATTTTTTTTTCGTTACTACTGCTGCTAACGTTTTCGACGACACAGGCAGCAAACTTTGTATTGCAGGCAGAGGGTTCCGGTGACGACATTGCCCAGGCCAAAGCCTCTGCACTGACAAATTTGAGTCAACAAGTTATTTCCCGTGTCGAGTCAGAGTTCAGTTCTGACGTGGCAGTCAGCAACGCCGACGTTAACAAAAATATCCGCAGCAAAAAGAAAATCAGTTCCGATATTCTGTTCAAAAACGTCAAATATGTTGATGAGCGCAAGGACGGCAACGCCATTCGTGTGGTGGCCGGACTGGATCGCGCAGCGGTCGAAGACACCATCAAATTCATGCGTGAAAAATTAGCCGTCGATCTGGATTTGCTCAATGGCGATCAGCGTCAGGAAGCGTTATTGATCAGTCAGCAGTTAAGTGCGCTGCTGCACAGTGTTGCCAATGCAAACATTGTCGACGCGCCAGCCATGGCCAACTGGGTGGAGGCACGCCGGGTCGAGTTGCTCAAACGGATGAATCAGGGCAAGGTGATTTTTGTCAGCGACGTGAATGACTATCAGGTTGAGGTTGATGGACTGGAACGGGAGTCGGGCGAGTTTTTGGCGCAGGGTGAATACAGCTTTGTGGCCAAAGCAGCAAAGCATCGTGACATCAGTGGTCGTTTCAGTGTTTCTGCCGGACGAGAGACCAAAATCGATTTGCCGTTCATAGAGAAAGTCGAAGGCCAGAAAATCAGCCTGGAAATCATTGGTGCTGAGCAGTTGCGTGCTCAGGCGAGCGAGACATTGGCAAGCCTGGGGATGCAGGTACAGCCGGGAATGAAGCATAAACTGGAATTGACCCTGACAGACGATATCACGAGAGTTGAAGGCTTTGTGATTCACCAGCTCAAGCTAAAACTGATTGCTTACAAGGGCGAGCAGCAAACCAAGAAACTGGTCGCCAAATCCAAACTGACCTTGCAGGGAAGTGATCCTGCCAAGCTGTTGGCGACCCAGCAGCAGCTAATCGGCAAGGGCATTGCTTCACTGATGGCTGAGATGGATCTGCGCGGGTATTTTGCGACCAACGAATAGGCCGCGCGGATTCAGGCGCCATGATTCGCCATTGCGGCGAATCGTTCAATGTTCATTCATCAGGCGGTAAGCATGTCACCAGCAGTACCTGTGATCGTTTTGTTATTCAGCTCCTTCTTGTGGGCGCTGACCTGGATGCCGCTGAAATATTTCGCTGCTGCGGGTATTGGCGGCTTGTGGGTGGTTTTTGTCGCATTTGGTGTTGCCAGCCTGGCGATTATGCCGATGTTGTTGCGGATCTTGCCTGGGCTCGGACGGCATTGGCGCATGTTTTTGCTAATGGTGTTGCTGGGTGGTTTCGCCAATTTTGCTTTTACCCTGGCGATCGTCGAAGGCGATGTCATTCGCGTCATGATGCTGTTCTTCCTAGCGCCGGTATGGGGTGTGTTGGGGGGCAGGTTTTTTCTTGGTGAGAAAATCGATCTGCAGCGCAAGCTGGCAGTAGCTACAGCCATTGTAGGTGGTTTTCTGGTGTTGGGTGGCATGGAAATGTTTTCGACGCCACCGACCGCCATTGATGTTCTGGCGCTGGCAGCGGGTTTTGCATTTGCGATGAATAATGTCGCCTGTCGCAAAGAGCAGGTCATGGTGATGACCGGTAAAATTGGCGCGGTATTTTTAGGCTGTACGCTGATGAGCGGGATTTATCTGCTGATCGGAAACGTGCCTGTGCCTCAGGTGGATAATGCCGACTGGCTCTGGTTGGTGGGCTACGGTCTGGCGTGGATGTTGGTGGCCACCCTGGCGACGCAGTGGGCAGTAACGCATATGGAAGCGGGACGCGCTTCTATCATTCTTATTTCCGAATTGCTGGTGTCGGTAGCGACAGCCTCGATATTTGGCGGTGAACAGATGAGCCAAATCGAAATGATCGGTGGCGTGCTGATTCTGTTGGCGACGGTGCTAGAAGCAGTGAGAATTCGGCGAAATTAGTCGTGAAGCAGCGCAAACAACAGCAGGAAATTGACCAGCAACAATAATCCAGCAAGTGTTTTCCAAAATGCCAATGGCGATTTTTGGATCAAGGGTAAATTTTTTTTCACTAGTGCAGGATTGGGCTTGCACAGATCGGCAAAAAATTCCGATAAGGTCGAGTAGCGTAGTTCGGGGTTAATCTGTGTGGCTTTTTCAATCGCCGCATCCACCCATGCAGGAACAGCGTCGTTTAGGTCGCGCAATGACGTGTACCTGGCCTGCGTTA belongs to Gammaproteobacteria bacterium and includes:
- a CDS encoding LPP20 family lipoprotein, encoding MKKLIALSLLLGVAVTLAGCGGKPVREADIEPDCVFPNTKEAAPGWVCDEPVAGLEVQAVGVAEATNAGISFQKDMAAADARGRLAEQFKTRVEKMVKKYLGTTGVGVTETVDAAASSTLKTITDQTLQGSKVYKSRTAPDGRLFVLMGLDAAMAERNAASALKTSMGNDQALWQQFQAKKSFDELAAEISKTAP
- a CDS encoding porin family protein, with product MKVAVIACTLSVLFAANVMAETALQNDDSQRKYERKVQMELADIGMESRRVTSPIIYCSTDDQRCSPRGIWTFEVNKALEAKAAAELLERLAGKRYDLLAIKSDSISITSLSETVDVKANIAPFSFDTGSYDSFKRDVDKYLDAQIAPLLGSVLIKAKDARYQELPDKEKATFLSDIAKETSVPADVIGKLMNSAFVFSFYAHESGGSITITRLSLGGLPVFNISFSVSMRVKVLIHRFDAESGKFVVYDEIVGESGSSSASDRVVGVFPIQTSQDNLFERAYMTAAKAAGIHANTKLKEDDNFSIFGTIDEVDGRYFYSNMGENEDLRIDAPYTISQTTDNGKQQTGWSKVRAVADSDLYKTSPGEYRSQFQLVDGAMEYKDQLREVPWTGVFFNIGGGTLPYTLEKIDQDPAAGGGSMGGLFLGVKMDLGYMFNKAAFSEKWLALDLFLGAGGEDISRNGVVTHTAPTISYYGLSVAHRYNLGSGLYTGFNYGYGGIDLNAVGKNGAAEIDVKSGAFKLGANLGYMFSPTTEIFANVDYYEPVASTAEQKDAPTANADVVGGWAALVGVSFHIRSIGSLASMMR
- a CDS encoding DUF6175 family protein, which translates into the protein MKNKRILLALMTASLIVGCSSAPKKVEPVDLRPKSHEVQEVESTSSTETMLRASGKGSTVEAALDDARKAAIWFLLNAGDKPMLKTAEERNNMARFEQELYGSYDRFIRFTSDLKSKKKVGESTVVEVLVRIDVQMLRDYLQDKQVISSTSDLVDQVGLPSISIVASDSSGNVDVAKNTVGEYLTDRSFEVNVVEQSGKLNDLIGKVAKLSGNVDPAYAWALESGSDVYIDVKSNTQLGEVSGVGTKKASVTAKAFETSTGRQLAATTGHSSERASSGYDSLIQEAANDVADKLISQIRKAWLEDAAKGKSFKVVVFTTESQGSQVDAAVYGALKSVASGTVKRLAAGKSTFQYQLKVKDVANAFDLMEKLNGKYRGPGELKREMESGTLLVLKAGSGDIEINVE
- a CDS encoding DMT family transporter, with amino-acid sequence MSPAVPVIVLLFSSFLWALTWMPLKYFAAAGIGGLWVVFVAFGVASLAIMPMLLRILPGLGRHWRMFLLMVLLGGFANFAFTLAIVEGDVIRVMMLFFLAPVWGVLGGRFFLGEKIDLQRKLAVATAIVGGFLVLGGMEMFSTPPTAIDVLALAAGFAFAMNNVACRKEQVMVMTGKIGAVFLGCTLMSGIYLLIGNVPVPQVDNADWLWLVGYGLAWMLVATLATQWAVTHMEAGRASIILISELLVSVATASIFGGEQMSQIEMIGGVLILLATVLEAVRIRRN